A window of Lagenorhynchus albirostris chromosome 11, mLagAlb1.1, whole genome shotgun sequence contains these coding sequences:
- the UBE2N gene encoding ubiquitin-conjugating enzyme E2 N — MAGLPRRIIKETQRLLAEPVPGIKAEPDESNARYFHVVIAGPQDSPFEGGTFKLELFLPEEYPMAAPKVRFMTKIYHPNVDKLGRICLDILKDKWSPALQIRTVLLSIQALLSAPNPDDPLANDVAEQWKSNEAQAIETARAWTRLYAMNNI; from the exons GAAACCCAGCGTTTGCTGGCAGAGCCAGTTCCCGGCATTAAAGCAGAACCAGATGAGAGCAACGCCCGTTATTTTCATGTGGTCATTGCTGGCCCTCAGGATTCCCCGTTTGAGGGAGGGACTTTTAAACTTGAACTATTCCTTCCAGAAGAATACCCAATGGCAGCCCCTAAAGTACGTTTCATGACCAAAATTTATCATCCTAATGTAGACAAGTTGGGAAGAATATGTTTAGATATTTTGAAAG ATAAGTGGTCCCCAGCACTGCAGATCCGCACAGTTCTGCTATCGATCCAGGCTTTGTTAAGTGCTCCCAATCCAGATGATCCATTAGCAAATGATGTAGCGGAGCAGTGGAAGAGCAACGAAGCCCAAGCCATAGAAACAG CTAGAGCATGGACTAGGCTATATGCCATGAATAATATTTAA